CGGCTCATGGTCTCCTGGAACGGACGCGGCCGCCCGGCGTCGGTGAGCGCCAGCGTCTCCCCGTCCAGCACGACGCTCGTGCAGTCCAAGCCCGCGACCAGCTCGACCAGCTCGGGGACGCGCGCGGTGATCTCGCGCAGCGTCCTGGTGAAGATGCGCACCCGGTCGCCGTCCCGGTGCACTTGGATGCGGGCGCCGTCCAGCTTGTGCTCGACGCTCACCTCCCCCGCGAACTCGGTCATCGCCTCGTCCAGGGTCGCGCCGGGGGAGGCGAGCATGGGCTGGATCGGACGGCCGACTTCCAGCCGGAATTCCGCCAGCGCGGCGGCGCCGCCGGTCAGCGCGGCGACGGCGGTGACCGGTAATCGGCCCGACAGCATGTACGCCCGGCGCACCAGATCGGGCGGCACCTCGGCGGCGACCGCCACGGCCTCGGCGACCACGGCGGTGAGCGCTCCTTGGCGTAGTTCCCCGGTGAGCAGGCGCAGCAGGAAGCCCTGTTCGTCGGCCGTCGCCGCGGACCACAACGCCGCGAGCAACTCCTTGCGCCGGGCGGCGGACCCCGCGCCGGAGGTGCCGGCCAGTTCGGTCAACGCGGCGTGCACCGCCGCGACGGTCAGCGTCGCGACCGGCGCGGGCGGGTGGTCGAGCGTGGTGAGCGTGCGCCAGCCCGTGCCGATCCGCCCCTGCGGTAGCTCGCCGGACGCCCAGGCGACGACGGGCGCGAGCTCGTCCGGGGCGGCCGTGGTGAGCAGCCCGGACAGCACGGCGATCTTCGTCTTGCGTGACCTGGTCGCGCGCACGGTCTCCGAGGCCACGACGACGTCCGAGAACAACACCCTGCCGACGGTAGCCGCCGGGTCCGACACTTGTCCGCGAGGAGTGTTAATCGGAAATTGGCACGGATGCGAAAGCAGCCATAAGCTGGACGCATGGCCAAGACTTTCGTCGGCGCTCGGCTGCGTCAGCTGCGGACCGAACGCGGGCTGAGCCAGGTCGCGCTGGCCCAGCAGCTGGAGATCTCGGCGAGCTATCTCAACCAGATCGAGCACGACGTGCGCCCGCTCACCGTGCCGGTGCTACTGAAGATCAGCGACGTGTTCGGCGTCGACGCGACCTTCTTCTCCGCCCAGGACGACACCCGGCTCATCGCGGAGCTCCAAGAGGTCGTGATGGACGAGGAGCTGGGCATCGAGGCCGACGCCCAGGAGATCGCGGATATGGTCTCGGCGCACCCGAGCATGGCCCGCGCGCTGGTCAACATGCACAACCGCTACCGCAACACCTCCGCCCAGCTGGCCGCGGCCACCGAGGACCGGTTCGCCGACGGCGCGGGCAGCGGCGCGATCAGCAAGCCGCACGAGGAGGTGCGCGACTACTTCTACCAGCGCCAGAACTACATCCACGAGCTGGACACCGCCGCCGAGGACCTCACTACCCGCATCCGTTTCCACGGCGGCGACGTGAACAGCGAGATCGCCAGGATGCTGCGCGGCCACGACGTGCGGATCACCGAACGCATCGACCTCGGCGAGGGCGTGCTGCACCGCTACGACCCGCAGACCCGCAACCTGGAGATCGCGCCGCATCTGTCCGGCGGGCAGCGGACCTTCAAGCTGGCCGCCGAGCTGGCCTACTTCGAGTGCGGCGAGCTGCTGGAGAAGCTGGTCGAGGAGGGCAATTTCGCGTCCGAGGACGCCCGCAAACTGGCGATGCTCGGGCTGGCCAACTACTTCGCCGCGGCGACGGTGCTGCCGTACACGCATTTCCACGAGGTCGCCGAGGATTTCCGCTACGACATCGAACGGTTGTCGGCGTTCTTCACGCAGAGTTACGAGACCATCTGTCACCGGCTCTCCACGCTGCAACGACCGTCGCTGCGCGGCGTGCCGTTCTCGTTCGTGCGGGTCGACCGGGCGGGCAACATGTCCAAGCGCCAGTCCGCCACCGGTTTCCACTTCTCCTCCAGCGGCGGCACGTGCCCGCTGTGGAATGTCTACGAGACCTTCGCCTATCCCGGCAAGATCATGACGCAGATCGCGCAGATGCCCGACGGCCGCAAATATCTCTGGGTGGCTCGCACCGTCGAACGCCGCGCCACGCGTTTCGGACAGCCGAGCAAGACCTTCGCCATCGGCCTCGGCTGCGAGCTGCGCCACGCGGGCCGCGTGATCTACGCCGACGGCATCGATCTCGACGAAGTGCAGCCGACGCCGATCGGTGCGGGCTGCCGGGTCTGCGAACGCGCCAACTGCCCGCAGCGCGCGTTCCCGCCGTTGGGCAAGGTGCTCGACATCAGCGAGCACCGCAGCTCGGTTTCGCCTTACGTGCTGAAGTAGCAGGTTGTCGCGTGACCGGA
Above is a genomic segment from Nocardia sputorum containing:
- a CDS encoding ATP-dependent DNA ligase, which codes for MLFSDVVVASETVRATRSRKTKIAVLSGLLTTAAPDELAPVVAWASGELPQGRIGTGWRTLTTLDHPPAPVATLTVAAVHAALTELAGTSGAGSAARRKELLAALWSAATADEQGFLLRLLTGELRQGALTAVVAEAVAVAAEVPPDLVRRAYMLSGRLPVTAVAALTGGAAALAEFRLEVGRPIQPMLASPGATLDEAMTEFAGEVSVEHKLDGARIQVHRDGDRVRIFTRTLREITARVPELVELVAGLDCTSVVLDGETLALTDAGRPRPFQETMSRFAEVSSTRELLLHPYFFDCLHLDGRDLLDAPLSERRAALTRVAGEHTIPALLRPDAEAAAEYFDAALAAGHEGVMIKSLTAPYAAGRRGRAWQKIKPTHTLDLIVLGAEWGYGRRTGYLSNLHLGARDPETGEPVMVGKTFKGLTDALLQWQTTEFPRHERSRDQHTVYLWPELVVEIALDGVQVSPRYPGGVALRFARVVRYRPDKEPAEADTIDTVRALLP
- the ramB gene encoding acetate metabolism transcriptional regulator RamB — encoded protein: MAKTFVGARLRQLRTERGLSQVALAQQLEISASYLNQIEHDVRPLTVPVLLKISDVFGVDATFFSAQDDTRLIAELQEVVMDEELGIEADAQEIADMVSAHPSMARALVNMHNRYRNTSAQLAAATEDRFADGAGSGAISKPHEEVRDYFYQRQNYIHELDTAAEDLTTRIRFHGGDVNSEIARMLRGHDVRITERIDLGEGVLHRYDPQTRNLEIAPHLSGGQRTFKLAAELAYFECGELLEKLVEEGNFASEDARKLAMLGLANYFAAATVLPYTHFHEVAEDFRYDIERLSAFFTQSYETICHRLSTLQRPSLRGVPFSFVRVDRAGNMSKRQSATGFHFSSSGGTCPLWNVYETFAYPGKIMTQIAQMPDGRKYLWVARTVERRATRFGQPSKTFAIGLGCELRHAGRVIYADGIDLDEVQPTPIGAGCRVCERANCPQRAFPPLGKVLDISEHRSSVSPYVLK